The following DNA comes from Nocardioides sp. JQ2195.
CGGTTTGGAGGACCACGACTCGCTGGTGCTGCGCACGATCATCTTCCGTGAGAGCGGCACGCATCCGGAGGTGCGCGACCACCTGCGCCAGCTGCGCCGCTCGCTGGTCGACCTGACCGAGTCCGCGCTGGACCAGGCCGTCGAGTGGACCGTGGCGAAGAAGCTGCTGCGCCAGGGCGCCGAGACCTTTGTCGCGGTGATGCTCGACCACGCCAACGCCCGCCGGGCCGGCGGCGCGCTTCCGGACATGAAGGGCGCCGCCGCCGTCGTGGCGTTGGCGGTCGGCACGCCGGCCCCGGCCTGATCACGACGGCACACCCGTCCACGGGCACTGTGGGCCGCGGACACTGTGGGCCGCGGACACTGTGGGCTGCGGGCACTGTGGGTCGCGGGCACTGTGGGCCGCGGACACTGTGGGCCGCGGACCCGGATGATGCGCTTCCCACGCGGGATGCGTGCTGGTGCTCCACCGCGTTGAACAAACGTTCATTCAAAACGTCCTTTGAATGAACGTTTGTTCAACCGAGCCGGCGATGGGTTGGAAGGGGCCGCCCGGCGACCTGCCCTTCGAGCCGGCGATGGGTTGGAAGGGGCCACCCGGCGACCTGCCCTTCGAGCCGTCCCTCGAGCCTCCGGCGGTTCGAGGGACGGCCTGCATGACAACCGGGGCGGGCGCCGGCGCGTCCTCCAGTCAACTCCTACGGGTGAGGTGCACCGATGACGTTCCGCTCTGATCACGCTGGCCGCGCCGTGCTCGCGGACCCTCCTGTCGCCACGCGGAGGGCGCGCTCAGCCACGTGCGTCCTCCTGGCCTTGACGGTCATGGCCGCGCTCGGGTCCGCCTGCGGGAAGGACCCCACCACCAGCGGCCCGCCGTCCAACGCCGCTGAGGACGCACCAGCACAAGGCACCACGTCGACCAAGGACGCTGCAGACACATCAGCACAGGGCACCACGTCGACCAAAGGCGCTGAGGACGCACCAGCGCAGGGCGGGACGGCACTTCCTGAACACGTGCGACCACAGCAAGGACGTGGCTCGGGCGAACCCGTCGTGCTGACCGACGTCCGGGTCACGCGTCACAGGAACG
Coding sequences within:
- a CDS encoding TetR/AcrR family transcriptional regulator encodes the protein MPTHDRRTRILDAAEELFAVDGFDATPTARVAEAAEVPKGLVFYYFPHKIDLLLTLLKERLPTPTKESVADVVRRGDPAGSLLAVHRSLGLEDHDSLVLRTIIFRESGTHPEVRDHLRQLRRSLVDLTESALDQAVEWTVAKKLLRQGAETFVAVMLDHANARRAGGALPDMKGAAAVVALAVGTPAPA